From Thunnus albacares chromosome 22, fThuAlb1.1, whole genome shotgun sequence, the proteins below share one genomic window:
- the LOC122974202 gene encoding low affinity immunoglobulin gamma Fc region receptor II-like isoform X1: protein MEETSLQQLLLLTSLLCCTTNQASLTVSPSSSQMFKGDSVSLSCEEDDSSAGWTLRRNTTGQTRAECVKWGEAAGSSCKSNYIVPMDSGVYWCESREGATSNSINITVTDGSVILQSPVLPVMEGDDVTLHCKTKTSNLPADFYKDGSLIRTEPAGHMTIHHVSKSDEGLYKCNISSHGESPPSWITVTDKPTTTAPPPTYIAPCPVSVAPPPASATLQLVFRLVCHLVVFCLYFISTLIMVSLYRHRPTGNDLAVSMVMTPPTQAEQGLDDDYDDIIISVTTEHHF from the exons ATGGAGGAAACATCTCTtcagcagctgctct TGCTGACCtcactgctgtgctgcacaACAAACCAAG CCTCTCTGACTGTGAGTCCCAGCAGCTCTCAGATGTTTAAAGGAGATTCTGTCTCTCTGAGCTGTGAGGAGGACGACAGCTCTGCTGGATGGACGCTGAGGAGGAACACAACCGGACAAACCAGAGCTGAGTGTGTCAAGTGGGGAGAAGCAGCTGGTTCCTCCTGTAAAAGCAACTACATCGTCCCAATGGACAGTGGAGTTTACTGGTGTGAGTCCAGAGAGGGAGCAACCAGTAACAGCATCAACATCACTGTCACTG ATGGATCAGTGATCCTGCAGAGTCCTGTCCTCCctgtgatggagggagatgatgtcactctgcactgtaaaacaaagacCTCCAACCTCCCAGCTGATTTCTATAAAGATGGCTCCCTCATCAGGACTGAGcctgcaggtcacatgaccatCCACCATGTTTCCAAGTCTGATGAAGGCCTCTACAAGTGTAACATCAGCAGTCATGGAGAGTCTCCACCCAGCTGGATCACTGTCACAG ATAAACCTACAACCACAGCCCCACCCCCCACATATATAGCCCCTTGCCCTGTATCTGTAGCCCCGCCCCCTGCCTCAGCTACCCTCCAGCTTGTGTTCAGACTGGTCTGCCACCTAGTGGTGTTCTGTCTGTACTTCATCTCCACTCTCATCATGGTGTCTTTATATCGACACAGGCCTACAG GAAATGACCTGGCCGTCTCCATGGTGATGACCCCGCCCACCCAGGCTGAGCAGGGATTGGATGATGActatgatgacatcatcatatcTGTCACCACAGAGCATCACTTCTGA
- the LOC122974202 gene encoding Fc receptor-like protein 5 isoform X2, with product MEETSLQQLLSSLTVSPSSSQMFKGDSVSLSCEEDDSSAGWTLRRNTTGQTRAECVKWGEAAGSSCKSNYIVPMDSGVYWCESREGATSNSINITVTDGSVILQSPVLPVMEGDDVTLHCKTKTSNLPADFYKDGSLIRTEPAGHMTIHHVSKSDEGLYKCNISSHGESPPSWITVTDKPTTTAPPPTYIAPCPVSVAPPPASATLQLVFRLVCHLVVFCLYFISTLIMVSLYRHRPTGNDLAVSMVMTPPTQAEQGLDDDYDDIIISVTTEHHF from the exons ATGGAGGAAACATCTCTtcagcagctgctct CCTCTCTGACTGTGAGTCCCAGCAGCTCTCAGATGTTTAAAGGAGATTCTGTCTCTCTGAGCTGTGAGGAGGACGACAGCTCTGCTGGATGGACGCTGAGGAGGAACACAACCGGACAAACCAGAGCTGAGTGTGTCAAGTGGGGAGAAGCAGCTGGTTCCTCCTGTAAAAGCAACTACATCGTCCCAATGGACAGTGGAGTTTACTGGTGTGAGTCCAGAGAGGGAGCAACCAGTAACAGCATCAACATCACTGTCACTG ATGGATCAGTGATCCTGCAGAGTCCTGTCCTCCctgtgatggagggagatgatgtcactctgcactgtaaaacaaagacCTCCAACCTCCCAGCTGATTTCTATAAAGATGGCTCCCTCATCAGGACTGAGcctgcaggtcacatgaccatCCACCATGTTTCCAAGTCTGATGAAGGCCTCTACAAGTGTAACATCAGCAGTCATGGAGAGTCTCCACCCAGCTGGATCACTGTCACAG ATAAACCTACAACCACAGCCCCACCCCCCACATATATAGCCCCTTGCCCTGTATCTGTAGCCCCGCCCCCTGCCTCAGCTACCCTCCAGCTTGTGTTCAGACTGGTCTGCCACCTAGTGGTGTTCTGTCTGTACTTCATCTCCACTCTCATCATGGTGTCTTTATATCGACACAGGCCTACAG GAAATGACCTGGCCGTCTCCATGGTGATGACCCCGCCCACCCAGGCTGAGCAGGGATTGGATGATGActatgatgacatcatcatatcTGTCACCACAGAGCATCACTTCTGA
- the LOC122974268 gene encoding coxsackievirus and adenovirus receptor homolog, producing MDSSTATLFVSFLIFSLTYTFEDQREITAKPGDDVTLPCWSPRGEAVILLEWSKPELKTDGYVFLYRNERSYENYQHPTVRGRVQLSDPEMKDGNVSVILKNVTINDAGTYECHVVISNPEGRDVETKDFIQLNVTWAEGDKDGGDKDEGKKDG from the exons ATGGATTCTTCTACAGCGACgttatttgtgtcttttctcatcttttctctGACTTATACATTTGAAG atCAGCGAGAGATAACAGCAAAGCCTGGAGATGATGTCACTCTTCCGTGTTGGAGTCCAAGAGGTGAAGCCGTCATATTGTTAGAATGGAGCAAACCTGAACTGAAGACAGATGGTTATGTCTTCCTCTATCGTAACGAGCGCTCATATGAAAACTACCAGCATCCGACTGTTCGAGGTCGAGTGCAGCTGAGTGATCCAGAGATGAAGGACGGAAACGTTTCTGTGATTCTGAAGAACGTCACCATCAACGACGCTGGAACATATGAGTGTCATGTTGTAATCAGCAACCCAGAAGGCAGAGACGTTGAGACCAAGGACTTCATCCAGCTGAACGTCACCTGGGCTGAAGGAGACAAGGATGGAGGAGACAaggatgaaggaaagaaggatgGTTAA